The following proteins come from a genomic window of Megalobrama amblycephala isolate DHTTF-2021 linkage group LG1, ASM1881202v1, whole genome shotgun sequence:
- the LOC125263496 gene encoding sperm acrosome membrane-associated protein 4-like, translating to MNKIIFGFFAVILYFAAGQALQCYECKLGIGSLCYTTKKTCDAGQQCFSGLGKAAGFVDIKMKGCLEVSKCNTTEQVNFPSDSSTQMYQMTKTCCSTDLCNSAPGHFSAVGMAFTTITSVFMVKFLI from the exons ATGAACAAAATCATTTTCGGCTTCTTTGCAGTCATTCTGTATTTCGCAGCAG GTCAGGCCCTGCAGTGTTATGAGTGCAAACTGGGAATCGGGAGTCTTTGCTACACAACCAAAAAGACATGTGATGCTGGTCAGCAGTGCTTCAGTGGATTAGGGAAGGCTG CTGGTTTTGTGGATATTAAGATGAAAGGATGTCTCGAAGTGTCCAAATGCAATACAACTGAGCAGGTGAATTTCCCGTCCGACTCGAGCACACAGATGTACCAGATGACGAAGACGTGCTGTTCTACTGACCTGTGTAACTCGGCTCCGGGTCACTTCTCTGCTGTCGGCATGGCCTTCACTACCATCACCTCTGTGTTCATGGTCAAATTCCTCATTTGA